In Deltaproteobacteria bacterium, the DNA window ATTGAAACAATTTATATATTGGATAACCCATTGTTATATATACTGCCGTCTCTCTGAATGATGGAAAGACCCAGTCTGTTTTTTCAATTGCAAATGCGCTTCCGATTTGCGATGCCTCCTGACCAAGCATTGAGGCATATGTGCCGAGCCTTCCCTCTGCATGGAGCGCCAGAGCCATCTTGTCAAATTGTCGTGAGAGGAGCAGGATTTCAAAAAGTCTTCTGATGTGGTCATCGGATAGGGAGGGCATGAGGTTAAAATCTACCTCACCATTTTCACTTAAGATTTGCAGGTATTTTACTTCAAGTTTTTCTATTATTGCTTCAGGCATGATGGCAAAAAGTCTAACATGGGAACTTAACCCAGTCAAGGATGCCTGTTATACCCAAAATCCTAAATTGGATTTTGGGTTATATCTTTTTACCTTCATACTTATATCCACTGCCCTTGCTGAATGGGTTAGCGCGCCGACTGAAATGAAGTCAACACCTGTTTTTGCTATTTCTCTAGCATTTTTTAGATTTATACCGCCTGATGCCTCTATAAGAGTAAGATGTGAGGGGTGAGATGTGAGACGAATAAGGGATACCGCCCTTTTTATTTGAGATGGTTTCATATTATCCAGCATGATTATATCAACCTTTGATTCAATTGCCTCTTTCAATTCTTTAAAATCTTTAACCTCAACCTCTATCTTTTTCTTTGGGGCATTTTTTCTTGCTAGTAGAATAGCATTTTTTATTCCGCCTGCTGCTGCAATGTGGTTGTCTTTTATAAGTATCGCATCATAAAGCCCAAACCTGTGGTTAAAACCACCCCCGCATCGGACAGCATATTTTTCAAGGATTCTTAGTCCCGGCGCTGTCTTTCTTGTATCCAGAATCTTTACATCATAGTCTTTTACCTTATCTGCAAACTGGTGTGTTAATGTTGCTATGCCTGATAGGTGCTGTAGAAAATTGAGCGCCGCCCGCTCGCCTGTAAGAAGCGTTTTTAGATTGCCTTTCACCTCTGCAATACACTGTCCCTTTTTTACCTTTTTGCCGTCTTTTGCAAGGGGTTTGAAAACTGCGGTCTTATCAATCTGCCTGAAAACCTCTTCTGCAGCAGACAGTCCTGCAATAATAAGATTTTCCTTTGCAATTATTTCAGCACTTCCCCTGCCCCCTGCTTTTAAGATTGCATTTGTAGTTATATCCCCTGAACCAATGTCCTCTTTGACAGCAGTCTTTATAATATCTTTAATTTGTCTGGAGGATTCCATAAGGTCTTTATAAATGATTGGCAGATAGGGGATAGCACCCTTGCCTTGTTAGTTATAATATAGAAATGTCTTGGTATCTCTAGTCCCTTTACCGTGATTTCCCTTAATGTTTTGCACGGCACCACTTCTTTAATGGCAAATCGGGATAAAAATGCAGCGCCCATACCTGTTTTTACAGATTGTTTTAAACCTTCTGTAGATGAAACCTCTGCTGCTATATTTAACTCATCAGGGTTGACCCCTTGCCTTTTTAAATATCCTTCCACAGATCTTTGTGTGCCAGAACCCTTTTCCCTTATCACCAAAGGCAGTTTTTTAAATTCATTTATATCTATCTCTTTTTTGATGTGCTTGAAATGTTTTTGTGATGCAGCCAAAACAATTTTATCTTCCAGAAACTGCCTGCAGTCAAACCTTTCATTATCAGGTTTTGCCCCAACCACGGCTATTTCTACGGACCCGTCAGAAACCATATCTGTTATTTTCTGCGTATCTCCAATCTTTAATGATACTGTGATTTCAGGATGGCTATTTTTAAATTTGGCGATATATTCAGGCAGGATATATTCTCCGGGTATCGTGCTGCCTCCAATCATGAGTTTGCCTTTTATTGTCCCTTTGAATTCACTGATTGCCTGCAGCGCACCTGTTTTAAGGTTTATAATCTCCTTTGCATATTTATACAACACCTCCCCAGCCTTTGTAGGAACAACATCCCTGCCAAGACGGTCAAGGAGTTGTAAACCTACTTCATCCTCAAGTGTTTTAATATGACTGCTGATTGTAGGCTGTGTTAAAAAAAGTGCATTCGCGGCATTTGAAAAACCCCTCTCTTCCACAACCCGATAGAAGATTTCAATAAATTTAAGTTCCATACAGAATAAATCCACATAAGTTGTAAGTTAAATTGTCGGTTTTGGCACCCTTTCCCAATCCTTTAAAAATCTTTCTATACCTATGTCCGTGAGAGGATGTTTTGATAGTTGTTCTATTACCTTAAACGGTATTGTTGCAACATGGGCACCCATGATCGCTGCATCAAGGACATGAAGCGGATGCCTGATGCTCGCCAC includes these proteins:
- the nadC gene encoding carboxylating nicotinate-nucleotide diphosphorylase, which encodes MESSRQIKDIIKTAVKEDIGSGDITTNAILKAGGRGSAEIIAKENLIIAGLSAAEEVFRQIDKTAVFKPLAKDGKKVKKGQCIAEVKGNLKTLLTGERAALNFLQHLSGIATLTHQFADKVKDYDVKILDTRKTAPGLRILEKYAVRCGGGFNHRFGLYDAILIKDNHIAAAGGIKNAILLARKNAPKKKIEVEVKDFKELKEAIESKVDIIMLDNMKPSQIKRAVSLIRLTSHPSHLTLIEASGGINLKNAREIAKTGVDFISVGALTHSARAVDISMKVKRYNPKSNLGFWV
- a CDS encoding LysR family transcriptional regulator — protein: MELKFIEIFYRVVEERGFSNAANALFLTQPTISSHIKTLEDEVGLQLLDRLGRDVVPTKAGEVLYKYAKEIINLKTGALQAISEFKGTIKGKLMIGGSTIPGEYILPEYIAKFKNSHPEITVSLKIGDTQKITDMVSDGSVEIAVVGAKPDNERFDCRQFLEDKIVLAASQKHFKHIKKEIDINEFKKLPLVIREKGSGTQRSVEGYLKRQGVNPDELNIAAEVSSTEGLKQSVKTGMGAAFLSRFAIKEVVPCKTLREITVKGLEIPRHFYIITNKARVLSPICQSFIKTLWNPPDKLKIL